The genomic segment ATTTAGGCTAAGCATCTCCTATAGTTCTGAACATTTGcaagagaaaaaatgaaatgtgttttgtttttgaacaGGTGACCTATTACAAAAATAATCAACCGGGAATCTGTCACCATGAAGATTGCCATTCTTTGCCTGTGTCTTCTGACCATCGCCTTTGCCCTGCCAGTAAGTACAACAGATATACAacacatatattgataataacaaAATTGCTGTAATGCAGTAGCAGAGAATTTGGACTAAGCATCTTTTCCTCTACTCTTCTCTCTCAAAGATCAGTAAGTCAAGACATCATGATGACTCGGGGAGCTTGGAAAGGAAACATGTAAGTAATTATTTCCCTTGCAATCAGTCCATTTTTTTCTTTGCGTTGTGcgaattagattatgatttcagGATATATCACATGATTTCGGGATATATCACATGAGTTCAGATTCTCTGCACCCCTCAAATGCTGAGCCAAATGAAATAGCATCTTATGAAAATGTTCCCTATTGCCCTGATTTTTCAGGAAGGAAAGCAAAAACTAGACAAGTGTAGCCTCTTAAAGGAGAATATCCATTCAATCTCTTTGCAAATGGAAGAGACAGAATGACATTCTTTGAAACTTCTCAGAAAATGGTGCTGCAACCATTGTAGGAGGCAATCTATTTAGGCGATGCCATCCTCTCTTTTTCTTAGAGCAGATCTCTGCCATGTGAAAGGAACAAGGAAACAGAATTTTGTAGTGAAATGGAAATCCTTCACCATATGCTTGCTCTTTCATAGCACTTTTTACTCCATAAAACCTCACAATTCATTGCATGGGGAGAGGGAAAGAATCCAAATATTACAGCAACTCATGAAGTCAAGCTTTCTCTGATGTCCATGCTAATTTCCAACACTTGTTTTTGCATTGTTACAGGAGCACCGCCATCATGCTCACCCACATCACCACCACCGCCACCACAATTCACAGAGCCATGAGCACAGCCGTGAGCATGTGAATAGCCATGAATCACAAGAGCAACAAGTATCTGCTCAGCTGGTAAGGCATCATTTTTCATCGGAGTATCTAATCACGTGCCCTCCATATGAGTCATATTGAGACACCCATCATCCCCATTAACTGGGGATAATAGAAATTGAAGTCTAACTCATCTGGAAGACAAGTGGGTTgactgtagtgatttgagtgtagTCAGAAATATTAGGGCTGGTGGGAATGGATTGTTAATAGACATTGTCATCTTTGTTAATAATAGGCTGTGTCAACTGTACAAATACGCAACCTTCTATTACTCCAGTAAATTGAACAGATTTCAGGCCAAATACTTTTCTACAGAGCTTTTGATTTAACCTATAGGCTTTATTTAGTTCCTATGAACTATGggccactggagtttggttcccgaacccccttccaaaacccatgggtgctcaagtcccattatacactATACATTAGTAAAATTTTGTCCCTAATATGAAATGGAAAAATTAATATTTACTTTAGGGTGGAGAGGTTTCAAGTAGTGCTTAGTGAAATTTGCAGATGGAATCCAACTGGGTCCTATTTTGAGACAAAGGGGGAATATTGTGCAATTTATGCAAATCTATTTCTTTGTTCTGTCCTGTCCTTCATTTACTGTCATGTTGTTGCCATTACTACTTTTTGTGTTTTAAAGGCTAGTGTTACTTATTGAAGATAATTGTGTAATAAGCAAGTCTTTACAAAATTGCTGTTTCCTTTTTAGAACTCTATGTCTTCAGAAGAAAGCGATGAGATCACAGAGCAACAGGTACATTTTCTTTTCATACGTTCAATTCATTACTGGTCAAAAATGTGAAGATGTTGGTTATGGTTGTCATATGCAAAGAGAATAGGGTTCCTGCATCTTTAATAGTTTTTCAGACAAGGAAATTTGATTAGATGTGGTTGTCATGAaagctatatttattgaaatccaCCTCTTAGACAATTCCAGCTGAGCCATGAGTCCTGGAGATAGTGAGTGCTGACTGCAAAACTCTTACGCCACTCTGGGCAATGCAGTCTTGTCTTCATTGGCTTCTCATGTTCTAGTTATGAGATATGGCATGGATGATAGGCTGCTGAGATCCATACTATACAATCATGAGAGAAACATCCAGTCTTGTTATAATACTGGGTTATATCTATTCTCTTGCAGACTCTTTTGGTACCTTCCAGTAGAAGCAAAGAAGATGACCATGACCATAGTGATGtggatgatgacgacgacgataaTGACCACACTGACTCCCATGAATCGGATGAATCACATGAAGTTGTTACAGATTTCCCTACTGATGCTCCTTTTACCCTACCAGTCACTCCAGATACCTTTACCGGCAGAGGAGATAGTGCACCTTATggattaaagtccaaagttgatCTGGTGCACTTTGAGAAGTCCAAGAAAGTGTACAAAAAGTCTGGAAAGGTAAATGTAGGTTATTTGTTTAGTCACATTGATTAAGGAATGGAGCACTTAATGCAATGAAGCAACCCCCTCAccacaaaaagcaaaaacaataatGAGGTTGATTTATTATTGTAAAAATGATATCTACCATAATATACAGTACTTTACATATATCCTTTTTCTTGGAGAATTGTTTCTCCATGAGAATGATTTGATTCCCTTTGGGAGCAATGGTGCGGGGTGTTATTTATTACCTGTCTTTAGCCAATTTGTTCTACTGATATTTTTAATTCCCAACCATTAAGTTTCTGCAAGGATTTCAGACAAGCaaatgttacattttaaaagtcCCTGTCTTCACAGTTTCTGAAATCCAGATATTACATTCATGTATTTGTGCCATTTCTGATAGCTGTGCAAATGCCAGAAGAAATGTGGCACTTGGATGTTGCAAAGAAGGACAAAAAAACTTACTTTAATGAAATTACTTAGCTTTAAATATCAACAAAAATAATGAACAGAAATTtaagagaagaaaaacaaaaaaatctggAATTTCCACAAACTTGACAGGCAcgttttgtgtttcatttttgaACATGAAAATTTCACATAAGAAATTTTTTGACATTCTCCAAGACAAGTTTAGATTAAAAATAAAGAGGTACTTAGTATTTTTTCTGACTTGTTCCAACCATTTCTAAACCATAAAATTATGCTTTTTATGCGGGACAATTCCATGGAAAGCACTGATTTCCATTGTCAGAATGGAATGTTCCAGTAGAAGTAGGTGGGACTTATGTTTTCCTCACCACTGCATTCCTCTGCATCCCTGAACATATttctatcaaacagctcttaccaccaagGCATTCTGTTTAaggggatctcttttcctgttatTTGAATCTATTATTCAATTTTATAGTGTCTGGAGCTGCAAAAAACCTTGCTGCATTTTCAGCATTTGTTGTGATTTGGTATTGTGCATTGCAATGTGCAGGCCTTTCAGATCATGTTGGAATGCAACTCTCATCAGTCCTGACCAGCATAGGGATAatggagttgtagcccaacaacATTTGAAAGGCCAACTCTGGTTTATTTGTAGTTCTTgctcatttttattttctaatattatatatttcattGATATTCACTAGTTATAATCTTTGTAATGTATTATATTCTTCAGCTGGTTTGGGATACCTTTGGTGAAAGAAACAACAGGTAGAGCTCATAACTGAGATGAATtgctagcatttctgtgttggaAACTTATACATGTGCTGTCAATGAAGAATTGAAGCAACAGTTTAGATAGATATTCCTCAAGTTTGACTGTTGGATTGTCTTCTTTTCAGTTCGATTCTCATGATGTTACCGACGACTTTGACAGCTCACCGGATGTAGAGAGTCATGAATCCTACTCCTCCAAAGCCCATTCTACGGAAAGTCATGACACAAGTGTAGAAAAAGATGATGCAAGTCACCTGAGAGATAGCAATGAGGTTCTCAGGGCATCCCGTGACAAAAGCCTGGAGAACAACAGCCGGCAGAAACTTGAGAGTGCCGAGTATGATCATGATGATGCTGACCATGACAACATCAAGTTGGCCATTGCCCTGGCAAGCCATGAGAGCAGAGAGTATCTGAAAGACCGTAGTGTGGAACTCCGACAGGTAGACCATGACCATGATGTGGATGATGTCAGCAATCAATCTTTGGAAAATGTTGAGGATCACCACAGCGTTGAGGATCACCACAGCGTTGAGGATCACCACAGCATTGAGGATCACCATAGCGTTGAGGATAAGCACAGTGTTGAGGATAAGCACAGTGTTGAAGACCATCATAgtattgaacatcccctcagcgTTGAAGACCACCACAGTGTTGAAGACCACCACAGCATTGAGGACAACGAGGTTACCCTGTAGATGACAGGAAAGTAGGTTCCACACCTACTTAAGAGCACTCCCTGAATTTTCGCATGACTGGGTGCAGCTATGATCAAAGCCCAAATCCATCACGGATGAAGGCTTtagtttttaatatttgttttgctgagttagagaagaaggaaggagaaagggcaaTGAAACTCTTACTTGAACGATTGCTCCACATTATATATCACACATCTGATTTTGAGCTGTATCAATAATAGGCAGCATTTTGTTAGCCAGGCAAATATAAAACCTGATCTTTTGCATGATTACTTGGAAGTAAGTCTCACTGATTTCAGAGGGGATTACTCCTAAGGAAGCATGCTTGGGAGTTTAGTCTTAATTGTATATCACTAGCAGTTCTGCCCAGTAGAGAATTGTTAGCCCTTCTTGCTGCATATTTCCCTACTCTGTTATAAAGGGGGaaacaagagaaagagagatgttaGGGGTTTAAAAAAATCTAGTTTTACACTAAGAGTGAATGTTATGTGTCCTAAGATACTGTACTTCTAAAAGGTTTAATGTTGCAATGTATATTTTGTTGATAATTGTGAGTTAAATAAAaagacaaaatcttatttttggGTGTGACCTTGTTCTTATTTCTACATCAATGCCAAGAAATCAATATGGTCGGCCTCCTGTGTTAGCATGCCTTCTAGTggctaaaaattatatttttagggTGACTAATAGAAGCAGTCCCAGTTTTAagctatacatatacataaaataataaatgaatcttACGTCAACATGGGTGGAGTACTAGTTCTGGTTTTGTCTGCTTCCTCCTGTCCTGTTGTGATGACAGTACAGTACACCTCCATAAGATTTAACTGAACTGAATAATAATCTCTCATATTGATTCTCATTTTGATTCCGCACTTCCATACTTTGTTCAGAGATTCTTTACTGTGTGAAAACTACCACTATTTGACAGTGAAGCCACAATGACAGAGTGAGAAATGAAAGCTGTACAGATCGCATGTTACcaaagctttattttatttatttatttgtgtttgtttgtttgtttattattcaaacttatatgccgccactcccctagggctcggggcagcttacaagaacaggctaaaatctaacaatttaagaACATCTTATGACTTATATACCTGCATGCTGTGCACCTCACACAGAATCAAAGAGAGACAGACCCCATATCTCCATGGTCCCAATAAAATGTTCTAATCTCAACCTTTTTGTGACAACTCCAGATTATGTACAGGTGATTCTGCAGCAGAAGTGCAGCTTTCACCTTTTAATCCATCCCAAGAAGATTCACAGGTTACTCCAGAGTTTCTAGGAAAACTTGATCAGGTTGGATCTGGGACAATCCAGTGACTGACTACATATCACCACTGTTTCACGGGCCAGTAGCAGCTCCTTGGCAGAGTCTTGCAGTCATTACTTTTGGTGATCATATGGCAGGGTGCCCCATTTTGACCTCAAAAAAGTGACATTTACAGCAAGGTTCTGCTGGGAAGCTGCTTCTTACTGGCAAAACAGCGGCAGCAGTGCAGCCCTCAGAAGACAGGGCACTGGTGCCGATGCTCTGTTGGCCCAGTCAGTGATGTGAGTTTTAATCCACACTTTAAAGAAGTGTGTTGGGTAACAGAGTTAATCACTTTGGACAACTAAATGCTGGATTAGGTTCATCATCCCACCAACACTGGAGCCACCAGGCACCATGGGGATATATATAGGCCAAAGAGACAGAGCATTCTGTAAGCCTATTGATTTTAAGGGGAAATTGAGCCTGCACAATAGATGATAATGTCATTGGAGATTTATGCAAACAGCTTCCCCGGCATTAGGTGGAATGTATTTTCTCTCATTAAGGCATAGTAAAACTGTTTGTTTTCATATCTCTCCAtacctaataaaataaaataagatattgGTTCTTGAGGTGGCTTTCCTTCTGAATTCTGCAGTAAAATAAAATGAAGCCCCCCTTCTTCCTCCATACCAAAGAGGAGTAGCCACAAAAATAACTCTTCCAAGCAGCCATGGAACCTGAAAACAACAGCATCAGAAGACTAGCAATCCACCCAACATAAGAACTGGCACACCAGTGAGTCTCTAATAGAGCAACTGATTCCACGTGAATCGATTGACTAGATTTGTCAaccaaccttccttccttcccatcccttcccttccagggaagtcagaatggccccctccctgcaggCAAaaacttcctccctccctccctttattCTCCCATTGTTTCCTTATTGGGCAATGAGACTTCTTTCCAAGGGAGCGTCTGCTGTACCATCAAAAGCAGGAAATATCATGCAGATGCATGACTCATAGATTGTCTTGCCAGTGTCACCCCGTCAACTATCCCAATTTGGCACAGACAGTTCCATTTAATCCCCccgttgtcccactttttcaggttcatttttatatttcccagtttttctctcccccttccccctttCTCCTCAGCTTACTTTAAggactgcaaactgaattcaaattgcaataatagtttgcactcaaatcagctggaggaggaaaaaaatctcACCCTTCCCAGTTGGTTCAAGCAAAGATAAATTGCAGCAATCCCTTCTGCCTTCCTAATTAATAACTTTCCCTACcctgatgttgcttgaccacacAAATCCCTATTTTGACCTGTAAAATATTGAAGTGTATGTCTAATGGATTGGTTCTAAGTAAGAAGGCAAGCAGGAATGAGATAGCAGATGGTAGCCTGAACTGGGATGGGTGAGGCAGCATCTGCTGATTTTATAGTTGTAGTTGATTTTATAGTTACAGATGATGAGACCTCAATAAATGGCAGGCAAAGGCACTTGCTGGTTCATGCTGTACTTTTAGCTTTGTTGTGGGTGTTCAGATAGCGATAAAATGGTCCAGAAGGAGAGAGTGTTCTGTATCACAGGACAGTAGATTATAGCACTGacactgcttttttttttaagaaggaACCCAaagtatctattttaatttttaaagaccTACAGATTGGGGCTGTGGCACTACAGCTATAACTAATTATTTCTGAAAAGTAATTTTCCACTCCTTTCTCTATAAATCtgcagagtcacactggaggacctagtaaaaaagtgggagttggtgctcatctccatttctaagccaaagagctgatgttgtctgtagacacctccaaggtcatgaggcggcatgactgcatggagcaccgttaccttcccggctgttgaatacctattgatctactcacattggcatgttttcgaactgctaggttgacagaagctggggctaacagcgcaagctcaccccgttccccggattcaaagAGATTCCTACAAATAACAtttcaaatccataaaagtcGAAAGCGCTTTTAAAAGTGGAAGGATGGCTCCACCGGTAACAAAAGGCTGAGATGAGTTCTAAATAAATGCACACATGTTGGTTGTTAAGTACTGGCAGCATCAAAAGTCTAGGGAAGATAACAACATTAGCTCTAAAGTAGGTTCTAGTCCCAGTGCAAAAATCTTACAGAAAATCAGACTCCAGGGATACTATACAAtgtttgcatccatggattctcttGAGCATAAATCTCAAGGCAGGTTATGAAATTGAGAACTGAATGGGGAAAAGGCAGGAACCCTTCAATGGTCATGCTTTCGGTCTTTAGCTCTGGAGCATTGACATCTTCCTTTCCTGCCTTCTGTTTTTGCTATACAAATCCACTGCCTGTCAAAATTCTATGGAATTTTAAAGCAAAAACTCATTAGAATTCTAAATCAGGGAACTCTAGTGCCTCATCAGATGACAAAACCCGGGGTTCCATAAGATCTcaccacagcaattaaagtagaaacatcatgttataattgTATCATGTGAAAGGACTTAAAATCAAGACTTTCACTGCTTATGTAATGTAATGATGGCTTTAGACTTGTAGACAAGAGCCACATAGATCTTCCAGCAAGTCAGAATCTATTTCTCTTCCAGTCCAGTTCTGTTTGCTCTATTatttacactgcacaattatagcagtttgatacctcaTTGGCAGCTAGGGCTCAATAATATGGTATTTAGGGATTTGTGGCACTGTGTGACATTTATCCTGCTCTGtaagagagctctggtgccacaacaaatgaAACATGCCAGCTACAGCAGctaaagtgaagtcaaactgttataattgtgcagtgtggatgGGAGGTGGCAGTGACAATCCAGGTTTTCAAGTAGAGAACCATCTTCCTTTCCCATGACCTGCTTTttcatcattttcatcaaacACTAGTAGACATTTGGGGCCTTCTGGATATAAAGCAGGTGCTTTCGCACTAATTTGCAGATCAAATTCTTTCCTGCTTGCACATCAGAGGAAGCTAGGGGACTGATCAAATTTTCCATTCCAAGTGTATACTTCAATTTTTAACTCATTAACCAGGGTTGAGATGGAGAAATgacgggagagaatgcttcaaatAATTCTCCTTGCTTTCTAAATATAGATCAGCCTTCCCAAGCTGTACTTCCCTTGATTCAATTCAGATTACTAATGAGTACATAGTGCACTTGGAAACCTTTTTGCTGCAGGAATGCTTTACTACAATCTAttatccattttaaaaatatttaagtaTTCATTTACATAGAGGGTAGAGGCCTCAAATTTTGGAGGCTTTCTTTCAATCAGCTTCCATGTATATTTTACTGACTTTTTAAAGTTTTTGGGGCAGAGAAACCACAATGCCTTATACCATTGAGCAAGGAGGttgctggctagagcttctgagAAGTACTAAACTTTTGAAGGATCACTAACGATAGAGATCCATCCACCCCACAAAAAATCTTCTGCATCTCTGTGTCTCTTAAATTAGGCTACTAAAGCCTTATACACTGCCGGAAACAAATGTAGATGTAGTTCTATGCTAGCTCCAGTTCCTGTCCTGCAATGGGTGTTGGGGAATTCCACCTCAATATGGATGTGACTCTGATCTGGGTTTTAGCTTGAACTTTAAAAAGTGCTTGGCCCTTTCTACCCCAAATTTGTCCAGCATCCTGGATACCTTCCTTAAGGTCTAGATTAAACTTTATAGTGGTTTCACCTCCCCACTAATATAGAAGCTCTCAGCTATTGCTAATAAACAGTTCCTTCAAAACTTCAAAGTATGGACATGTGCAGTGCTTTCTCCCTTTTTGGCTAGATGTGTTACAACATATTAATTTTGTATTAGAAAAATCTTTGACATTTGTAGACATCTATGTTCATTTAAGGTAattccatatttactcaaatctaatgctcaccctttTGGGCTAAATTACTTTCCCAAAATTAGGGGGACATTAGATTGGATGGCGTATACAACTCAAGTAAATACAGGGTATATTATATTTCCCATGACATGGAACTGAACAGAGAGCCAACGCTCCTGTATCCTGTACTCTACTCCAGGGTTAGATAAGTAAACATCTACCAAAAGCTGTTTTAGCTACATAAGAACATGTGTTTTATGGATGCCATCTTTGAGAAAGAGGTTTTTGGAAACATGTTTAGCTTCTATCATGGTATATccactgattttaatttttttatcatttCAAACTTTTGGGCCTGAGAccataataaaattcattcattcatcactGTATATACCCAATCTATCTTCATATATTATGTTTTTCCTGATGTATATCTCTCTTTTCTTCTAAATGGACCTCAAATAGCCTTTTTATATCCTACATGCTTCCTGTGCTttgtattttccctttcttttcatcTCTATTCTTTTCATCTCTCTTCTTTTCATCGTAATTTTTCAAAATGCTTGCAACAATACTTGTAACTATCCTGcaaata from the Anolis carolinensis isolate JA03-04 chromosome 5, rAnoCar3.1.pri, whole genome shotgun sequence genome contains:
- the spp1 gene encoding osteopontin produces the protein MKIAILCLCLLTIAFALPISKSRHHDDSGSLERKHEHRHHAHPHHHHRHHNSQSHEHSREHVNSHESQEQQVSAQLNSMSSEESDEITEQQTLLVPSSRSKEDDHDHSDVDDDDDDNDHTDSHESDESHEVVTDFPTDAPFTLPVTPDTFTGRGDSAPYGLKSKVDLVHFEKSKKVYKKSGKFDSHDVTDDFDSSPDVESHESYSSKAHSTESHDTSVEKDDASHLRDSNEVLRASRDKSLENNSRQKLESAEYDHDDADHDNIKLAIALASHESREYLKDRSVELRQVDHDHDVDDVSNQSLENVEDHHSVEDHHSVEDHHSIEDHHSVEDKHSVEDKHSVEDHHSIEHPLSVEDHHSVEDHHSIEDNEVTL